A genomic segment from Montipora foliosa isolate CH-2021 chromosome 9, ASM3666993v2, whole genome shotgun sequence encodes:
- the LOC137971294 gene encoding uncharacterized protein isoform X2, protein MATPGPLASSKEKTNGSKLSRLIIDGGTTVMRNVFDIHHPPANLTADLKACYSILDQLFRRRILNGHQWDKLFPVGGAAPDSTTFDITLLFLLLTNICGLTPPHTGWHCKPPLSDTSREANLARIKFFRNQLYGHITTTGVDELMFNALWQEISAVLVSLGLSQAEVDRLKAERCGEEDYVDALRDWAESEGDLKTQLNDLRQSVEENVSNLKDLRIQQLTTQKTVEEGNFRLENLQISQNTTQQAVKESNSRIEDIHQIVSEMRETQPNTDQEENILKKLARVDTQRDVRDYTKTYLEGTRESFIAKINTWLDDKSSPNRVLVLSGNAGMGKSVIAAEMCRRMQEAGRLAGSHFCHHDSARHRNPKVMMQSLACHLSCCLPEYKKALVEQLSGNLGVEINDMEVRDLFDLLFLEPLNRVADPGFTSLVVIDALDESEYQGRNDLLDLIANLFKNLPLWLRFLVTTRPEVNIWDTLKDLQPLILEPKDEDNLKVIRFYFECSLSDLLEVEMHQLVLDDLVQKSEGVFLCAKFLVDFIRDKCSTLLTLEQLDKTLPTGIACVYQSYFQRLEHDLCKELSITQEQFLCFLGAIAAAREPLPLGFVPKLLCTNLSSSIVMRKASKAIAIVSSLLPVHEDRIHFFHKSVKDWLTDKSRYKQHSFSVEEMEGHRILSSLCCNEFDELKSTSIGNSQSFSDTSMYALEHGVQHMLQVDQDMKSCSLEKGVGKYVSDPELLYAKLCVNTPAATEDIVGVMKQGSLKTISTEFHETLSSILILLKKHGVTLQKYPFTVFQSLLNEGNSKLSSDSRQLLVTKYSDKPHMEFLNKNDSPTAIQARFVCGSQVACLDVSPSLEYMVCECRDGSIQFWSLASGNLKWKRYVKPKQYARDDGPFRITVTSDELVRGFYRSVVFHPFKDVILPGVLNTAYSFDGNLKPLFRTSNCIFSICSICGSEMLTDCPDDTKCLMMWNLNNGKEIDRLNSDKEILSFGMSQDGKLVAISHSTGSVCLVDRENGFSTLAEVASSVRFGMIRFSPGSREIYCSNRMGFVEMFGLTEMTDSIYCMDDWMKWFYFELESHRIGGFLLGDPLNVLCGPHFYSDVVLNSQSVLRNRPWGGYIELVYGNALLWKSAELLVIESVTCLRFSLTGESLYAIISVGLPSRIIAWDVSNGELKGQKKLDFGSFCDFVPLNEGILIATESTLELWNFDLSVCMRRWSFGACAVFPVSDDQVACLTYETRKWDTLCRDSAALLELPRGACKRQEGIILDTVGGDTVATFKLPNGRLIACYRDLQLFASFESGSIFIEMRQLGKTEPLWRAFKLQNDRLSSFTGSFSSKGQYIVVRDKGDAYILDAVSGNVRLEFSDVTNCKFISDEECIFLKSVHPDGGRLELFNVSCGDLLTVMDVDREYVPETFSKTFPFATCPGMGLIAICSDKQSDVKIIKVMQPEEKTLSRETKRFKLQRG, encoded by the exons ATGGCCACACCTGGTCCCCTGGCCAGCTCCAAGGAGAAGACAAATGGGTCCAAGCTGAGTCGACTTATTATTGATGGTGGAACAACTGTAATGAGAAATGTTTTTGACATTCATCACCCTCCTGCAAACTTGACAGCTGATCTTAAGGCCTGTTATTCCATCCTTGACCAGCTTTTTCGTAGGAGAATTCTCAATGGTCACCAGTGGGACAAGCTCTTTCCTGTTGGTGGAGCTGCCCCCGACTCCACCACGTTTGATATCACTCTGTTGTTCCTCCTTCTGACCAACATTTGTGGACTTACCCCTCCCCACACTGGATGGCATTGCAAGCCGCCCCTAAGTGACACTTCTCGTGAGGCAAACCTTGCTCGAATTAAGTTTTTTCGTAATCAGTTGTATGGGCACATCACAACCACTGGTGTCGATGAACTGATGTTCAATGCTCTGTGGCAGGAAATCAGTGCCGTTCTAGTGTCTCTCGGGTTAAGTCAGGCAGAGGTTGATCGACTGAAGGCAGAGCGATGTGGAGAAGAGGATTATGTTGATGCCTTACGAGACTGGGCTGAGAGTGAAGGAGATCTCAAGACTCAACTTAATGACTTGCGGCAGAGTGTCGAGGAAAACGTATCCAACCTTAAAGACTTACGAATCCAGCAGTTAACAACCCAGAAGACTGTTGAGGAAGGCAATTTCAGGCTTGAAAACTTGCAAATTTCTCAGAACACAACCCAACAAGctgtaaaggaaagcaattCTAGGATTGAAGACATACATCAAATTGTTAGTGAAATGCGTGAGACACAACCTAACACCGATCAGGAGGAGAATATCCTAAAGAAACTTGCAAGGGTTGATACGCAACGTGATGTGAGAGATTATACAAAGACATACTTGGAAGGAACCCGTGAGTCTTTCATTGCTAAAATCAACACCTGGTTGGATGACAAGAGCTCTCCAAATCGTGTCTTGGTGCTCAGCGGAAATGCGGGGATGGGGAAATCTGTCATCGCTGCTGAGATGTGTAGAAGAATGCAAGAGGCTGGCAGATTGGCGGGAAGCCATTTTTGTCACCATGACAGTGCACGCCACAGGAATCCCAAGGTGATGATGCAGTCTTTAGCCTGTCACCTGTCATGCTGTCTTCCAGAGTACAAGAAAGCCCTTGTGGAACAGCTCTCCGGAAATCTGGGTGTAGAGATCAACGACATGGAAGTGCGGGATCtatttgatttgctttttttGGAACCCCTGAACAGGGTAGCAGATCCAGGTTTTACATCTCTTGTGGTAATAGATGCTTTAGATGAAAGTGAATACCAAGGACGAAATGATCTTCTTGACTTGATTGCCAACTTGTTTAAGAATTTACCGCTTTGGCTTCGATTTTTGGTGACGACGCGACCCGAAGTTAACATTTGGGACACCTTGAAAGATTTGCAACCACTAATACTGGAGCCAAAAGATGAAGACAACTTGAAGGTCATTCGTTTTTACTTTGAATGTAGTCTAAGCGATTTATTAGAAGTTGAAATGCACCAGCTGGTCTTAGACGATCTCGTGCAAAAGTCAGAGGGAGTCTTTCTGTGTGCCAAGTTTTTGGTAGATTTTATAAGGGACAAGTGTTCAACTCTTCTCACCTTGGAACAACTTGACAAGACCCTTCCGACAGGCATCGCGTGTGTTTATCAGTCGTATTTCCAACGGCTGGAACATGACTTGTGTAAGGAACTAAGCATAACTCAAGAGCAATTTCTATGTTTCCTGGGTGCAATTGCCGCTGCCAGGGAACCACTGCCACTGGGTTTTGTTCCTAAATTGTTGTGCACGAACTTGTCTTCCTCGATTGTTATGCGAAAGGCGAGCAAAGCCATCGCCATTGTGTCATCACTTCTTCCTGTTCACGAAGATCGCATTCACTTCTTTCATAAATCAGTCAAGGACTGGTTGACAGACAAGTCACGCTACAAGCAGCACAGTTTCAGTGTGGAAGAAATGGAAGGCCATAGGATCCTTTCTTCTCTTTGCTGTAACGAGTTTGACGAGTTAAAAAGCACAAGTATTGGCAACTCACAATCCTTCAGTGACACTTCAATGTATGCCTTGGAACATGGTGTTCAGCACATGTTACAGGTAGACCAGGACATGAAATCCTGCAGCCTTGAAAAAGGGGTTGGAAAATATGTGTCAGACCCAGAGCTTTTGTACGCAAAGCTTTGTGTAAACACTCCAGCAGCCACTGAAGATATCGTTGGTGTTATGAAGCAGGGTAGTTTGAAGACGATATCTACCGAGTTTCATGAGACCCTTTCGTCGATATTGATACTTTTAAAGAAGCACGGCGTAACCCTACAGAAATATCCCTTTACTGTTTTTCAAAGTCTGTTGAATGAGGGAAATAGTAAATTATCTTCCGACTCCCGCCAGCTTCTGGTGACCAAGTATTCCGATAAACCTCACATGGAGTTCTTAAACAAAAATGATTCCCCAACAGCTATTCAAGCTCGGTTTGTTTGTGGATCACAAGTGGCTTGTTTGGATGTGTCCCCTAGCTTAGAATACATGGTGTGTGAATGCCGCGATGGAAGCATTCAGTTTTGGTCACTTGCTTCAGGTAACCTTAAATGGAAACGTTATGTCAAACCAAAACAGTATGCAAGAGACGATGGTCCATTTAGAATCACTGTAACTTCGGACGAATTGGTTCGCGGTTTTTATCGTTCTGTGGTATTTCATCCTTTCAAGGATGTCATCTTGCCAGGAGTCCTAAACACTGCTTACTCCTTTGATGGAAACTTGAAGCCGCTTTTTCGAACCAGCAACTGCATTTTTTCTATTTGTTCTATTTGCGGATCCGAGATGTTAACTGATTGTCCCGACGATACAAAATGCCTCATGATGTGGAATCTGAACAATGGCAAGGAGATTGATCGTCTCAACagtgataaagaaattttatCTTTTGGGATGTCCCAAGATGGAAAGCTTGTGGCAATTTCTCATTCAACGGGCTCTGTTTGTTTAGTTGACCGGGAAAATGGTTTTTCAACTCTAGCAGAGGTAGCTTCATCAGTGCGTTTTGGAATGATTAGGTTCTCACCAGGCAGTCGAGAAATTTATTGCTCAAATCGGATGGGTTTCGTCGAAATGTTTGGGTTAACAGAAATGACTGATTCGATTTACTGTATGGATGATTGGATGAAGTGGTTTTACTTTGAGTTAGAATCCCATAGAATCGGTGGCTTTTTGTTGGGAGATCCTCTGAATGTATTATGTGGTCCGCACTTTTATTCGGATGTAGTGCTTAACAGTCAATCTGTTTTAAGGAACCGCCCATGGGGAGGTTACATTGAACTAGTTTATGGGAATGCACTCTTATGGAAGAGCGCAGAATTACTAGTTATCGAAAGTGTGACATGTCTCCGATTCTCGTTAACCGGAGAGAGTTTGTATGCGATAATTTCCGTCGGTCTCCCATCTCGAATTATCGCTTGGGACGTTTCAAATGGGGAACTTAAGGGACAGAAAAAGTTAGACTTTGGCTCTTTCTGTGACTTTGTACCTTTAAATGAAGGTATTTTGATTGCAACTGAGAGCACTCTTGAACTGTGgaactttgatttgtcagtCTGCATGCGACGATGGAGTTTTGGCGCATGTGCTGTCTTTCCTGTTTCAGATGATCAGGTGGCATGCTTAACATATGAAACGCGAAAATGGGATACTCTTTGTAGAGATTCTGCGGCATTACTTGAACTGCCTCGCGGAGCATGTAAAAGGCAAGAAGGGATCATTTTGGATACTGTTGGTGGAGATACTGTGGCAACCTTTAAACTGCCGAACGGGAGGTTGATTGCTTGCTACAGGGACCTCCAGCTGTTTGCCTCGTTTGAATCCGGCTCAATCTTCATTGAAATGAGGCAATTGGGTAAAACAGAACCGCTGTGGCGTGCATTCAAGCTCCAGAATGACCGTTTGTCATCGTTTACGGGATCATTTTCTTCCAAGGGTCAATATATTGTTGTTCGTGATAAAGGCGACGCGTACATTCTCGATGCAGTTTCTGGTAATGTGCGTCTCGAATTTAGTGATGTCACCAATTGTAAATTCATCAGTGACGAGGAGTGTATTTTTCTAAAATCCGTTCACCCAGACGGCGGTCGCCTTGAGTTGTTCAACGTAAGTTGTGGAGATCTTCTCACTGTCATGGATGTTGACAGGGAATATGTACCCGAGACTTTTTCCAAGACTTTTCCTTTTGCAACTTGTCCTGGAATGGGTCTGATTGCCATTTGTTCAGACAAGCAGTCCGACGTAAAAATTATCAAGGTAATGCAACCGGAAGAGAAGACACTCAGCAGGGAGACCAAAAG GTTCAAGCTTCAAAGGGGCTGA
- the LOC137971294 gene encoding uncharacterized protein isoform X1 → MATPGPLASSKEKTNGSKLSRLIIDGGTTVMRNVFDIHHPPANLTADLKACYSILDQLFRRRILNGHQWDKLFPVGGAAPDSTTFDITLLFLLLTNICGLTPPHTGWHCKPPLSDTSREANLARIKFFRNQLYGHITTTGVDELMFNALWQEISAVLVSLGLSQAEVDRLKAERCGEEDYVDALRDWAESEGDLKTQLNDLRQSVEENVSNLKDLRIQQLTTQKTVEEGNFRLENLQISQNTTQQAVKESNSRIEDIHQIVSEMRETQPNTDQEENILKKLARVDTQRDVRDYTKTYLEGTRESFIAKINTWLDDKSSPNRVLVLSGNAGMGKSVIAAEMCRRMQEAGRLAGSHFCHHDSARHRNPKVMMQSLACHLSCCLPEYKKALVEQLSGNLGVEINDMEVRDLFDLLFLEPLNRVADPGFTSLVVIDALDESEYQGRNDLLDLIANLFKNLPLWLRFLVTTRPEVNIWDTLKDLQPLILEPKDEDNLKVIRFYFECSLSDLLEVEMHQLVLDDLVQKSEGVFLCAKFLVDFIRDKCSTLLTLEQLDKTLPTGIACVYQSYFQRLEHDLCKELSITQEQFLCFLGAIAAAREPLPLGFVPKLLCTNLSSSIVMRKASKAIAIVSSLLPVHEDRIHFFHKSVKDWLTDKSRYKQHSFSVEEMEGHRILSSLCCNEFDELKSTSIGNSQSFSDTSMYALEHGVQHMLQVDQDMKSCSLEKGVGKYVSDPELLYAKLCVNTPAATEDIVGVMKQGSLKTISTEFHETLSSILILLKKHGVTLQKYPFTVFQSLLNEGNSKLSSDSRQLLVTKYSDKPHMEFLNKNDSPTAIQARFVCGSQVACLDVSPSLEYMVCECRDGSIQFWSLASGNLKWKRYVKPKQYARDDGPFRITVTSDELVRGFYRSVVFHPFKDVILPGVLNTAYSFDGNLKPLFRTSNCIFSICSICGSEMLTDCPDDTKCLMMWNLNNGKEIDRLNSDKEILSFGMSQDGKLVAISHSTGSVCLVDRENGFSTLAEVASSVRFGMIRFSPGSREIYCSNRMGFVEMFGLTEMTDSIYCMDDWMKWFYFELESHRIGGFLLGDPLNVLCGPHFYSDVVLNSQSVLRNRPWGGYIELVYGNALLWKSAELLVIESVTCLRFSLTGESLYAIISVGLPSRIIAWDVSNGELKGQKKLDFGSFCDFVPLNEGILIATESTLELWNFDLSVCMRRWSFGACAVFPVSDDQVACLTYETRKWDTLCRDSAALLELPRGACKRQEGIILDTVGGDTVATFKLPNGRLIACYRDLQLFASFESGSIFIEMRQLGKTEPLWRAFKLQNDRLSSFTGSFSSKGQYIVVRDKGDAYILDAVSGNVRLEFSDVTNCKFISDEECIFLKSVHPDGGRLELFNVSCGDLLTVMDVDREYVPETFSKTFPFATCPGMGLIAICSDKQSDVKIIKVMQPEEKTLSRETKRFKLQEG, encoded by the coding sequence ATGGCCACACCTGGTCCCCTGGCCAGCTCCAAGGAGAAGACAAATGGGTCCAAGCTGAGTCGACTTATTATTGATGGTGGAACAACTGTAATGAGAAATGTTTTTGACATTCATCACCCTCCTGCAAACTTGACAGCTGATCTTAAGGCCTGTTATTCCATCCTTGACCAGCTTTTTCGTAGGAGAATTCTCAATGGTCACCAGTGGGACAAGCTCTTTCCTGTTGGTGGAGCTGCCCCCGACTCCACCACGTTTGATATCACTCTGTTGTTCCTCCTTCTGACCAACATTTGTGGACTTACCCCTCCCCACACTGGATGGCATTGCAAGCCGCCCCTAAGTGACACTTCTCGTGAGGCAAACCTTGCTCGAATTAAGTTTTTTCGTAATCAGTTGTATGGGCACATCACAACCACTGGTGTCGATGAACTGATGTTCAATGCTCTGTGGCAGGAAATCAGTGCCGTTCTAGTGTCTCTCGGGTTAAGTCAGGCAGAGGTTGATCGACTGAAGGCAGAGCGATGTGGAGAAGAGGATTATGTTGATGCCTTACGAGACTGGGCTGAGAGTGAAGGAGATCTCAAGACTCAACTTAATGACTTGCGGCAGAGTGTCGAGGAAAACGTATCCAACCTTAAAGACTTACGAATCCAGCAGTTAACAACCCAGAAGACTGTTGAGGAAGGCAATTTCAGGCTTGAAAACTTGCAAATTTCTCAGAACACAACCCAACAAGctgtaaaggaaagcaattCTAGGATTGAAGACATACATCAAATTGTTAGTGAAATGCGTGAGACACAACCTAACACCGATCAGGAGGAGAATATCCTAAAGAAACTTGCAAGGGTTGATACGCAACGTGATGTGAGAGATTATACAAAGACATACTTGGAAGGAACCCGTGAGTCTTTCATTGCTAAAATCAACACCTGGTTGGATGACAAGAGCTCTCCAAATCGTGTCTTGGTGCTCAGCGGAAATGCGGGGATGGGGAAATCTGTCATCGCTGCTGAGATGTGTAGAAGAATGCAAGAGGCTGGCAGATTGGCGGGAAGCCATTTTTGTCACCATGACAGTGCACGCCACAGGAATCCCAAGGTGATGATGCAGTCTTTAGCCTGTCACCTGTCATGCTGTCTTCCAGAGTACAAGAAAGCCCTTGTGGAACAGCTCTCCGGAAATCTGGGTGTAGAGATCAACGACATGGAAGTGCGGGATCtatttgatttgctttttttGGAACCCCTGAACAGGGTAGCAGATCCAGGTTTTACATCTCTTGTGGTAATAGATGCTTTAGATGAAAGTGAATACCAAGGACGAAATGATCTTCTTGACTTGATTGCCAACTTGTTTAAGAATTTACCGCTTTGGCTTCGATTTTTGGTGACGACGCGACCCGAAGTTAACATTTGGGACACCTTGAAAGATTTGCAACCACTAATACTGGAGCCAAAAGATGAAGACAACTTGAAGGTCATTCGTTTTTACTTTGAATGTAGTCTAAGCGATTTATTAGAAGTTGAAATGCACCAGCTGGTCTTAGACGATCTCGTGCAAAAGTCAGAGGGAGTCTTTCTGTGTGCCAAGTTTTTGGTAGATTTTATAAGGGACAAGTGTTCAACTCTTCTCACCTTGGAACAACTTGACAAGACCCTTCCGACAGGCATCGCGTGTGTTTATCAGTCGTATTTCCAACGGCTGGAACATGACTTGTGTAAGGAACTAAGCATAACTCAAGAGCAATTTCTATGTTTCCTGGGTGCAATTGCCGCTGCCAGGGAACCACTGCCACTGGGTTTTGTTCCTAAATTGTTGTGCACGAACTTGTCTTCCTCGATTGTTATGCGAAAGGCGAGCAAAGCCATCGCCATTGTGTCATCACTTCTTCCTGTTCACGAAGATCGCATTCACTTCTTTCATAAATCAGTCAAGGACTGGTTGACAGACAAGTCACGCTACAAGCAGCACAGTTTCAGTGTGGAAGAAATGGAAGGCCATAGGATCCTTTCTTCTCTTTGCTGTAACGAGTTTGACGAGTTAAAAAGCACAAGTATTGGCAACTCACAATCCTTCAGTGACACTTCAATGTATGCCTTGGAACATGGTGTTCAGCACATGTTACAGGTAGACCAGGACATGAAATCCTGCAGCCTTGAAAAAGGGGTTGGAAAATATGTGTCAGACCCAGAGCTTTTGTACGCAAAGCTTTGTGTAAACACTCCAGCAGCCACTGAAGATATCGTTGGTGTTATGAAGCAGGGTAGTTTGAAGACGATATCTACCGAGTTTCATGAGACCCTTTCGTCGATATTGATACTTTTAAAGAAGCACGGCGTAACCCTACAGAAATATCCCTTTACTGTTTTTCAAAGTCTGTTGAATGAGGGAAATAGTAAATTATCTTCCGACTCCCGCCAGCTTCTGGTGACCAAGTATTCCGATAAACCTCACATGGAGTTCTTAAACAAAAATGATTCCCCAACAGCTATTCAAGCTCGGTTTGTTTGTGGATCACAAGTGGCTTGTTTGGATGTGTCCCCTAGCTTAGAATACATGGTGTGTGAATGCCGCGATGGAAGCATTCAGTTTTGGTCACTTGCTTCAGGTAACCTTAAATGGAAACGTTATGTCAAACCAAAACAGTATGCAAGAGACGATGGTCCATTTAGAATCACTGTAACTTCGGACGAATTGGTTCGCGGTTTTTATCGTTCTGTGGTATTTCATCCTTTCAAGGATGTCATCTTGCCAGGAGTCCTAAACACTGCTTACTCCTTTGATGGAAACTTGAAGCCGCTTTTTCGAACCAGCAACTGCATTTTTTCTATTTGTTCTATTTGCGGATCCGAGATGTTAACTGATTGTCCCGACGATACAAAATGCCTCATGATGTGGAATCTGAACAATGGCAAGGAGATTGATCGTCTCAACagtgataaagaaattttatCTTTTGGGATGTCCCAAGATGGAAAGCTTGTGGCAATTTCTCATTCAACGGGCTCTGTTTGTTTAGTTGACCGGGAAAATGGTTTTTCAACTCTAGCAGAGGTAGCTTCATCAGTGCGTTTTGGAATGATTAGGTTCTCACCAGGCAGTCGAGAAATTTATTGCTCAAATCGGATGGGTTTCGTCGAAATGTTTGGGTTAACAGAAATGACTGATTCGATTTACTGTATGGATGATTGGATGAAGTGGTTTTACTTTGAGTTAGAATCCCATAGAATCGGTGGCTTTTTGTTGGGAGATCCTCTGAATGTATTATGTGGTCCGCACTTTTATTCGGATGTAGTGCTTAACAGTCAATCTGTTTTAAGGAACCGCCCATGGGGAGGTTACATTGAACTAGTTTATGGGAATGCACTCTTATGGAAGAGCGCAGAATTACTAGTTATCGAAAGTGTGACATGTCTCCGATTCTCGTTAACCGGAGAGAGTTTGTATGCGATAATTTCCGTCGGTCTCCCATCTCGAATTATCGCTTGGGACGTTTCAAATGGGGAACTTAAGGGACAGAAAAAGTTAGACTTTGGCTCTTTCTGTGACTTTGTACCTTTAAATGAAGGTATTTTGATTGCAACTGAGAGCACTCTTGAACTGTGgaactttgatttgtcagtCTGCATGCGACGATGGAGTTTTGGCGCATGTGCTGTCTTTCCTGTTTCAGATGATCAGGTGGCATGCTTAACATATGAAACGCGAAAATGGGATACTCTTTGTAGAGATTCTGCGGCATTACTTGAACTGCCTCGCGGAGCATGTAAAAGGCAAGAAGGGATCATTTTGGATACTGTTGGTGGAGATACTGTGGCAACCTTTAAACTGCCGAACGGGAGGTTGATTGCTTGCTACAGGGACCTCCAGCTGTTTGCCTCGTTTGAATCCGGCTCAATCTTCATTGAAATGAGGCAATTGGGTAAAACAGAACCGCTGTGGCGTGCATTCAAGCTCCAGAATGACCGTTTGTCATCGTTTACGGGATCATTTTCTTCCAAGGGTCAATATATTGTTGTTCGTGATAAAGGCGACGCGTACATTCTCGATGCAGTTTCTGGTAATGTGCGTCTCGAATTTAGTGATGTCACCAATTGTAAATTCATCAGTGACGAGGAGTGTATTTTTCTAAAATCCGTTCACCCAGACGGCGGTCGCCTTGAGTTGTTCAACGTAAGTTGTGGAGATCTTCTCACTGTCATGGATGTTGACAGGGAATATGTACCCGAGACTTTTTCCAAGACTTTTCCTTTTGCAACTTGTCCTGGAATGGGTCTGATTGCCATTTGTTCAGACAAGCAGTCCGACGTAAAAATTATCAAGGTAATGCAACCGGAAGAGAAGACACTCAGCAGGGAGACCAAAAG